Proteins from a single region of Streptomyces griseiscabiei:
- a CDS encoding DUF1349 domain-containing protein, with amino-acid sequence MDVEIPELPFPLRTYGPDGHWSYEDGVLTGWAGARQDRFVPPTGDGLDPASDAPRLLGAPEGDFQLIARVTVGFAAGFDAGVLYAHVGPRAWAKLCLENSPDVPTVCTVVTRGHSDDANSFTVEGSSVWLRISRTGRAFAFHASRDGKRWTFVRLFTLADEYESGAALVGFMTQSPMGEGCVVTYDEIEFRPHWPEDLRNGS; translated from the coding sequence ATGGACGTCGAAATCCCCGAACTCCCCTTCCCCCTCCGCACATACGGGCCCGACGGGCACTGGTCCTACGAGGACGGGGTGCTCACCGGGTGGGCCGGTGCGCGGCAGGACCGGTTCGTGCCGCCCACCGGTGACGGACTGGACCCCGCCTCGGACGCGCCCCGGCTGCTGGGGGCGCCCGAGGGGGACTTCCAGCTGATCGCCCGCGTCACCGTCGGCTTCGCCGCCGGGTTCGACGCGGGCGTGCTGTACGCGCACGTGGGGCCGCGGGCCTGGGCGAAGCTCTGCCTGGAGAACTCCCCGGACGTCCCCACCGTGTGCACGGTGGTCACCCGGGGCCACTCGGACGACGCCAACTCCTTCACCGTCGAGGGCAGTTCGGTGTGGCTGCGGATCAGCCGCACCGGCCGCGCCTTCGCCTTCCACGCCTCCCGCGACGGCAAGCGGTGGACCTTCGTCCGCCTCTTCACCCTCGCCGACGAGTACGAGAGCGGCGCCGCCCTGGTCGGCTTCATGACCCAGTCGCCGATGGGCGAGGGCTGCGTGGTCACCTACGACGAGATCGAATTCCGCCCGCACTGGCCCGAGGACCTGAGAAACGGCAGCTGA